A genome region from Microcella alkaliphila includes the following:
- a CDS encoding DMT family transporter translates to MAPDVTDLAGELLRSPLVAVGIPLALIGAVFLSLGAQFQNRGVEKIERRHGDGSRAGLSRRQLVRLLGRPSWLIGSVMLGIAVLFQLVSLGFAPLIVVQPIGVVALVVTAILNARVARIRLDHRAKRAIILCVGGVAVFVVVAALYAVDRLVDDTQLLIILGMLGALTLTFGIVFAVVRRRSGALFAILAAGVLFGFVATLAKVVITRITTAGLDPLTIVAIVALITAAALGGYFVQTAHQLGSPDLVIAGLTVVDPIVAVLVGAFVVGEAVLMPWPAVLLGVAAGVVAVVGVRELAKHHPQTHR, encoded by the coding sequence GTGGCGCCCGACGTGACCGACCTCGCTGGTGAGCTGTTGCGCAGCCCGCTCGTCGCCGTGGGCATCCCGCTCGCGCTGATCGGCGCGGTCTTCCTCTCGCTCGGCGCTCAGTTCCAGAACCGCGGGGTCGAGAAGATCGAGCGGCGGCACGGCGACGGCAGCCGCGCGGGGTTGAGTCGCCGACAGCTGGTGCGTCTGCTGGGGCGCCCGTCGTGGCTGATCGGTTCGGTCATGCTCGGCATCGCCGTGCTTTTCCAGCTGGTGAGCCTGGGTTTCGCCCCGCTCATCGTGGTCCAGCCCATCGGGGTGGTGGCCCTCGTCGTGACCGCGATCCTCAACGCGAGGGTGGCGCGCATCCGCCTCGACCATCGAGCGAAACGCGCAATCATCCTCTGCGTCGGCGGCGTCGCCGTGTTCGTCGTTGTCGCGGCACTGTACGCCGTCGATCGCCTCGTCGACGACACGCAATTGCTGATCATTCTCGGGATGCTCGGGGCGCTGACCCTGACGTTCGGCATCGTCTTCGCCGTGGTGCGCCGCCGCTCGGGCGCGCTCTTCGCGATCCTCGCCGCGGGAGTTCTGTTCGGCTTCGTCGCAACGCTCGCGAAAGTCGTGATCACCCGCATCACGACGGCGGGACTCGACCCGCTCACGATCGTGGCGATCGTGGCGCTGATCACTGCGGCCGCCCTTGGCGGGTACTTCGTGCAGACCGCTCACCAACTGGGTTCCCCCGACCTGGTGATTGCCGGGCTCACCGTCGTCGACCCGATCGTCGCGGTGCTGGTCGGCGCATTCGTCGTGGGCGAGGCGGTGCTCATGCCGTGGCCCGCCGTGCTGCTCGGCGTTGCCGCCGGCGTCGTCGCCGTCGTGGGCGTGCGCGAGCTCGCGAAGCACCACCCGCAAACCCATCGATAG
- a CDS encoding D-isomer specific 2-hydroxyacid dehydrogenase family protein, giving the protein MPADDTAPSRYDVTPPERAPDLAQHRDPLSGHAATPPRPVTPGPIAVLPEAHSLFVTAVESAGGTVAPLGDDTRGLLWLSAARSDELDDVLITHPGIAWVQLPWAGVDAFRDVLRDHADGPIFTSAKGAYSEPVAEHAVALVHATLREFAPKARAARWAEKRTGRSLYGLNVTIVGAGGIAAEIIRLLEPWRCTITVVRRGADPMPGATRTVQAADLDSVLPTTDALILAAASTDSTRHLIDARRLALMPRDSVLVNIARGPLVDTDALTEALAAGSLRGAGLDVTDPEPLPDDHPLFAEPRCLITSHSADTAEMTAPLLAGRVDENVRGFLTGTGLVGIVDPREGY; this is encoded by the coding sequence ATGCCCGCTGACGACACCGCACCGTCCCGTTACGACGTCACGCCGCCGGAGCGCGCGCCGGATCTCGCCCAGCACCGTGACCCGCTCTCCGGGCACGCGGCCACGCCGCCCCGTCCGGTGACCCCCGGGCCGATTGCCGTCCTTCCCGAAGCGCACTCCCTCTTCGTCACCGCCGTGGAAAGCGCGGGCGGCACGGTTGCCCCGCTCGGCGACGACACCCGAGGCCTGCTGTGGCTGAGCGCGGCCCGCTCGGATGAGCTCGATGACGTGCTCATCACCCACCCCGGCATCGCCTGGGTTCAGCTGCCGTGGGCGGGGGTCGATGCGTTCCGCGACGTGCTGCGCGACCACGCCGACGGCCCGATCTTCACGAGTGCGAAGGGCGCGTACTCCGAGCCGGTCGCCGAACACGCCGTGGCCCTCGTGCACGCGACCCTGCGCGAGTTCGCCCCGAAGGCGCGGGCGGCCCGCTGGGCTGAGAAGCGTACGGGTCGATCGCTGTACGGGCTGAACGTCACCATCGTTGGGGCGGGCGGCATCGCGGCCGAGATCATCCGACTCCTCGAGCCGTGGCGGTGCACCATCACGGTCGTGCGCCGCGGCGCCGACCCCATGCCGGGTGCGACGCGCACCGTCCAGGCTGCGGACCTCGACAGCGTCCTGCCGACGACCGACGCGCTGATCCTCGCAGCAGCGTCCACCGACTCGACCCGCCACCTCATCGACGCGCGCCGCCTCGCGCTGATGCCCCGCGATTCCGTGCTGGTGAACATCGCCCGCGGGCCGCTCGTCGACACGGACGCCCTCACCGAGGCCCTCGCCGCCGGCAGCCTGCGTGGAGCGGGCCTCGACGTGACCGACCCCGAGCCGCTTCCCGACGATCACCCGCTCTTCGCCGAACCTCGCTGCCTGATCACCTCGCACTCGGCCGACACGGCAGAGATGACCGCACCACTGCTCGCCGGCCGCGTCGACGAGAACGTGCGCGGCTTCCTTACCGGCACCGGCCTCGTCGGCATCGTCGACCCGCGAGAGGGGTACTGA
- the def gene encoding peptide deformylase, with the protein MAILPIRIVGEPVLHSPAAPVTEIDESLERLVADMRDTMAEAPGVGLAAPQVGVDARLFIWDWADEDDVRHTGTAINPELWISPPPIDEPDEWDHSEGCLSVPGERFPLMRSERALLRATGLDGEPFEIEAHGWLARIFQHEFDHLDGVLYVDRLEHPYGKLAAKAIKRNSWGGPGQSWTPGIDRLED; encoded by the coding sequence GTGGCAATCCTCCCCATTCGCATCGTTGGCGAGCCCGTCCTGCACAGCCCCGCAGCCCCCGTGACCGAGATCGACGAGTCGCTCGAGCGGCTCGTCGCCGACATGCGCGACACCATGGCCGAGGCGCCCGGCGTGGGGCTCGCCGCCCCCCAGGTGGGCGTCGACGCGCGGCTGTTCATCTGGGACTGGGCCGACGAGGACGACGTGCGCCATACCGGCACCGCCATCAACCCCGAACTGTGGATCTCGCCGCCACCGATCGACGAGCCCGATGAGTGGGACCACTCGGAAGGGTGCCTCTCGGTGCCGGGCGAGCGCTTCCCGCTCATGCGCTCCGAACGGGCCCTCCTGCGCGCCACCGGCCTCGACGGAGAGCCGTTCGAGATTGAGGCGCACGGCTGGCTTGCCCGCATCTTCCAGCACGAGTTCGACCACCTCGACGGTGTGCTGTACGTCGACCGGCTCGAGCATCCGTATGGGAAGCTCGCGGCGAAAGCCATCAAGCGCAACTCGTGGGGTGGGCCCGGCCAGAGCTGGACGCCCGGAATCGACCGCCTCGAAGACTAG
- a CDS encoding AzlD domain-containing protein, whose translation MTLWQIILAASIAVLAIKLLGYLVPPRVLEKPAAARTAELVTVALLSALIVVQTVGAGQGLVLDARLPAIGVAAGLFALRVPFILVIVAAAATAAALRALGWAA comes from the coding sequence ATGACGCTCTGGCAGATCATCCTCGCCGCGTCGATCGCGGTGCTCGCGATCAAGCTCCTCGGCTACCTCGTGCCGCCCCGCGTGCTCGAGAAGCCCGCCGCCGCACGCACGGCCGAGCTCGTCACGGTTGCCCTCCTGTCGGCGCTCATCGTCGTGCAGACCGTCGGGGCCGGACAGGGCCTCGTGCTGGATGCTCGTCTCCCGGCCATCGGCGTCGCCGCTGGCCTGTTCGCGCTCCGGGTCCCGTTCATCCTCGTGATCGTGGCCGCCGCCGCGACGGCCGCTGCGCTGCGCGCGCTCGGTTGGGCCGCCTAA
- a CDS encoding aldehyde dehydrogenase family protein produces the protein MTIYAAPGTPDSLITFKSRYEHWIGGEWVAPAKGMYFEDITPVTGKPFAEVARGTAEDIEAALDAAHKAAPAWGKTSTTERARVLNAIADVIDDNREMLAVAETWDNGKAIREPLNADLPLAADHFRYFASAIRSQDGDFQEMDGTMTAYQYHEPLGVVGQIIPWNFPILMAVWKLAPALAAGNAVVLKPAEQTPVSILVLMELIGDLLPPGVVNVVNGFGVEAGKPLASSNRIRKIAFTGETTTGRLILQYASANIIPATLELGGKSPNVFFSDVADHHDSFYDKAQEGFTLFAFNQGEVCTCPSRALIEKPIYDSFLGDAIERTRKAVQGNPLDTDTQVGAQASNDQLEKILSYIDIGTQEGAKLLLGGERADLGGDLSDGYYVQPTIFEGHNRMRLFQEEIFGPVVAVTSFDGYDDAISIANDTLYGLGAGVWSRNGNVAYRAGRDIQAGRVWVNNYHAYPAGAAFGGYKSSGIGRENNKLALSHYQQTKNLLVSYSEEPLGFF, from the coding sequence ATGACCATCTACGCGGCCCCGGGCACGCCCGACAGCCTCATCACGTTCAAGTCCCGTTACGAGCACTGGATCGGGGGTGAGTGGGTCGCGCCAGCCAAGGGCATGTACTTCGAGGACATCACCCCGGTGACCGGCAAGCCGTTCGCCGAAGTTGCCCGAGGCACCGCAGAGGACATCGAGGCCGCCCTCGATGCTGCACACAAGGCCGCCCCGGCGTGGGGAAAGACCAGCACGACCGAGCGAGCCCGGGTGCTCAACGCCATCGCCGATGTCATCGACGATAACCGCGAGATGCTCGCCGTCGCCGAGACCTGGGACAACGGCAAGGCGATTCGAGAGCCCCTAAACGCCGACCTTCCCCTCGCCGCGGATCACTTCCGCTACTTCGCGAGCGCGATTCGATCCCAGGACGGTGACTTCCAGGAGATGGACGGCACCATGACGGCCTACCAGTATCACGAACCCCTCGGAGTCGTCGGCCAGATCATCCCCTGGAACTTCCCCATCCTCATGGCGGTCTGGAAGCTCGCCCCCGCGTTGGCGGCGGGAAACGCGGTGGTGTTGAAGCCAGCCGAGCAGACCCCCGTGTCGATCCTCGTGCTCATGGAACTCATCGGCGACCTCCTTCCTCCCGGCGTCGTCAACGTCGTCAACGGGTTTGGCGTCGAGGCCGGAAAGCCGCTCGCCAGCAGCAACCGCATTCGCAAGATCGCCTTCACGGGTGAGACCACCACCGGTCGCCTGATCCTGCAGTACGCGAGTGCCAACATCATTCCGGCGACCCTCGAGCTCGGCGGGAAGAGCCCGAACGTCTTCTTCTCCGACGTCGCTGACCACCACGATTCCTTCTACGACAAGGCGCAAGAGGGCTTCACGCTATTCGCCTTCAACCAGGGTGAAGTCTGCACGTGCCCGAGCCGCGCGCTCATCGAAAAGCCGATCTACGACTCGTTCCTGGGTGACGCGATCGAACGCACCCGCAAGGCCGTGCAGGGGAACCCGCTCGACACCGACACTCAGGTGGGCGCGCAGGCCTCGAACGACCAGCTCGAGAAGATTCTGAGCTACATCGACATCGGCACTCAGGAGGGCGCGAAGCTGCTGCTCGGCGGGGAACGGGCTGACCTTGGCGGCGACCTGTCGGATGGCTACTACGTTCAACCGACGATCTTCGAGGGACACAACCGTATGCGCCTGTTCCAGGAGGAGATTTTCGGTCCGGTTGTTGCCGTGACCAGCTTCGACGGCTACGACGACGCCATCTCGATCGCTAACGACACCCTGTACGGGCTCGGGGCTGGCGTCTGGTCTCGCAACGGCAACGTTGCCTACCGTGCCGGTCGAGACATCCAGGCCGGTCGCGTCTGGGTCAACAACTACCACGCCTACCCGGCCGGAGCGGCCTTCGGCGGCTACAAGAGCTCGGGGATCGGGCGAGAGAACAACAAGCTGGCCCTGTCGCACTACCAACAGACGAAGAACCTGCTGGTGTCCTACAGCGAAGAACCTCTCGGCTTCTTCTAG
- a CDS encoding AzlC family ABC transporter permease has translation MVDVPLDETAARKEALKASVAVGLAVAAYGVSFGALAVASGLTVWQACVLSLVMFSGGSQFALIGVIAAGGVAAGPAAIAGATLLGLRNGLYAIRVSPIVGPGFAKRVVAGHLTIDESTAVATAQAVPSAQRVGFWATGIIIYVGWNLMTLAGALLGNLLGDVSAFGLDAAAAAAFLGLLWPRLKSLQPVAVAVGAAVVAVVLIPMVPPGVPVLAAALVGVVAGLAAARRDRA, from the coding sequence ATGGTCGACGTCCCCCTCGACGAGACGGCGGCGCGGAAGGAAGCGCTGAAGGCGTCTGTCGCTGTCGGGCTCGCGGTCGCCGCCTACGGCGTCTCGTTCGGCGCCCTTGCCGTTGCTTCGGGTCTGACGGTGTGGCAGGCGTGCGTGTTGAGCCTCGTGATGTTCTCGGGCGGGTCGCAGTTTGCCCTGATCGGGGTAATTGCGGCCGGTGGCGTGGCCGCCGGGCCCGCCGCAATTGCCGGCGCCACGCTCCTGGGGCTGCGGAACGGCCTGTACGCGATCCGCGTGTCGCCGATCGTCGGGCCGGGATTCGCGAAACGCGTCGTCGCCGGACACCTCACGATCGACGAGTCGACGGCTGTGGCGACGGCGCAGGCGGTGCCGAGCGCGCAACGCGTGGGATTCTGGGCAACCGGCATCATCATCTACGTCGGCTGGAACCTCATGACGCTTGCCGGGGCGCTGCTCGGCAACCTGCTGGGCGACGTGAGCGCCTTCGGGCTGGATGCGGCCGCCGCCGCGGCGTTCCTCGGCCTGCTGTGGCCGCGTCTGAAGAGCCTGCAGCCGGTGGCCGTTGCGGTTGGTGCGGCGGTGGTCGCGGTGGTGCTCATCCCGATGGTTCCTCCCGGCGTCCCCGTCCTTGCCGCGGCCCTTGTCGGCGTCGTCGCGGGTCTCGCCGCCGCGCGGAGGGACCGCGCATGA
- a CDS encoding sensor histidine kinase — MSDVAASITVAIAVIAGIGMLVAASIALVASSRLRRERAEALATADRARELEIALGEQTARLRLIREQHDVAAHRMTGVVQLAEGASAAATRDPSVAARASEQIAASARATLAELRRVVTATAEAEQLAAARPALEALDGLFDALRARGLVVTVSELGERFAVAEGAGLALYRILEEALANALQYGGEGTEVRVGLTWSDQGLHARIDDDGIRAQARREGLTPDELAARGYTIDEDLAALTERIAGTGVGEMRARAELFGGVLSAQTVPGVGFSVSVVFPALRFHNAVHGVNVRR, encoded by the coding sequence GTGAGTGACGTCGCCGCGAGCATCACTGTCGCGATCGCCGTGATCGCCGGCATCGGGATGCTCGTGGCCGCGTCGATCGCGCTCGTCGCGTCCTCGAGGCTCCGCCGCGAGCGCGCCGAGGCACTGGCCACCGCCGATCGGGCACGCGAGCTCGAGATTGCGCTCGGCGAGCAGACGGCGCGGCTGCGCCTCATCCGTGAGCAGCACGACGTGGCTGCCCACCGGATGACCGGGGTCGTGCAGTTGGCGGAGGGCGCGAGCGCGGCGGCCACGCGAGATCCGAGTGTCGCTGCGCGAGCATCCGAGCAGATCGCGGCGAGTGCTCGTGCGACGCTCGCCGAGTTGCGCCGCGTGGTTACCGCGACGGCGGAGGCCGAACAGTTGGCCGCCGCCCGGCCCGCCCTCGAGGCCCTCGACGGTCTGTTCGATGCCCTGCGGGCGCGGGGTCTCGTCGTGACCGTCTCCGAGCTGGGGGAACGCTTCGCCGTCGCTGAGGGTGCCGGGCTCGCGCTGTACCGCATCCTCGAAGAGGCGCTCGCGAACGCGCTGCAGTACGGCGGCGAGGGCACCGAGGTGCGCGTCGGCCTCACGTGGTCGGACCAGGGCTTGCACGCGCGCATCGATGACGATGGCATCCGCGCCCAGGCCCGCCGGGAGGGCCTGACCCCCGACGAGCTCGCGGCCCGCGGGTACACGATCGACGAAGATCTCGCGGCACTGACCGAGCGCATCGCCGGCACGGGGGTGGGCGAGATGCGCGCCCGCGCCGAGCTGTTCGGCGGCGTGCTGAGCGCGCAGACGGTTCCCGGTGTCGGTTTCTCGGTGTCGGTGGTGTTCCCGGCCCTTCGCTTCCACAACGCTGTGCACGGCGTGAACGTGCGCCGGTGA
- a CDS encoding DUF779 domain-containing protein, which yields MYESQVTIEGERHSRVALSDEALALVRRLWTIHGPLMFHQSGGCCDGSSPMCFPVGDFHTSAHDVLLGAWDIASDADVSMPVEFWMSSEQFAYWSHTHLTVDVVAGRGSGFSVEAPEGVRFLIRSRLMDAAEPFA from the coding sequence GTGTACGAATCTCAGGTCACCATCGAGGGTGAGCGGCACTCGCGGGTCGCGCTGAGCGATGAGGCGCTCGCCCTCGTTCGCCGGCTCTGGACGATCCACGGCCCACTCATGTTTCACCAGTCAGGGGGATGCTGTGACGGCTCGTCGCCCATGTGTTTCCCCGTGGGGGACTTTCACACCTCGGCGCACGACGTCCTTCTCGGCGCGTGGGACATCGCATCGGACGCAGACGTCAGCATGCCGGTCGAGTTCTGGATGAGCAGCGAGCAGTTCGCGTATTGGTCGCACACCCACCTCACGGTCGACGTGGTTGCCGGCCGGGGGAGCGGGTTCAGTGTCGAGGCACCAGAGGGTGTGCGGTTTCTCATCCGGTCGCGGCTCATGGATGCCGCCGAACCCTTCGCGTAG
- a CDS encoding glycosyltransferase, which yields MTDDPHASSSPDRPLRILIGCDTFGPDVNGAAKFAEHLAAGMVERGHEVHVVAPGAERGPNVTRIEVHEGQKMTVHRLRSWRWRPHPWLRYALPWRIEANAARILDTVRPDVVHFQSHIVVGRGLARQAAKRGIRVIGTNHFMPENAMQFTPFIGPLHDMVVRALWRAAGRTFGIADEVTTPTLKAAQYLEKYTDLDKVHAISCGLHVENYTADLTPRSENVVLFLGRVEAEKHIDELLRAVALLDDDLAVRVEIIGDGEQRHALEKLAVELGLAERVHFAGYATDEYLRAQLTRASVFAMPSRAELQSIATMEAMASGLPVVGANAMALPHLIHDGENGYLYEPGDIEGFAERLRRIFTMPHDERVALQRDSLRIVSGHDIRRTFDTFEDLYRGRPVTDPVVDTGVITVIERDAEAAG from the coding sequence GTGACCGACGACCCGCACGCGAGCAGTTCGCCCGACCGACCGTTGCGCATCCTCATCGGCTGCGACACCTTCGGCCCCGACGTGAACGGGGCGGCGAAGTTCGCTGAGCACCTCGCCGCCGGCATGGTCGAGCGGGGGCACGAGGTGCACGTCGTCGCACCCGGCGCCGAGCGCGGTCCGAACGTGACCCGCATCGAGGTGCACGAGGGCCAGAAGATGACCGTGCACCGCCTGCGCTCGTGGCGCTGGCGTCCCCACCCGTGGCTGCGCTATGCATTGCCGTGGCGTATCGAGGCGAACGCGGCCCGCATCCTCGACACCGTGCGCCCCGACGTCGTGCACTTCCAGTCCCACATCGTCGTGGGGCGCGGGCTTGCCCGACAGGCGGCGAAGCGCGGCATTCGGGTGATCGGCACGAATCACTTCATGCCCGAAAACGCCATGCAGTTCACCCCGTTCATCGGGCCGTTGCACGACATGGTGGTGCGTGCCCTGTGGCGTGCGGCCGGGCGAACCTTCGGCATCGCGGACGAGGTCACCACCCCGACGCTGAAGGCCGCGCAGTACCTCGAGAAGTACACCGACCTCGACAAGGTCCACGCGATCAGCTGCGGGCTTCACGTCGAGAACTACACCGCAGACCTCACGCCGCGCAGCGAGAACGTCGTGTTGTTTCTCGGGCGCGTCGAGGCCGAGAAGCACATCGACGAGTTGCTGCGCGCCGTTGCATTGCTCGACGACGACCTCGCGGTGCGGGTCGAGATCATCGGCGACGGAGAGCAGCGCCACGCTCTCGAGAAGCTCGCTGTCGAGCTGGGTCTCGCTGAGCGCGTGCACTTCGCTGGATACGCGACCGACGAATACCTGCGCGCTCAGTTGACCCGCGCATCCGTGTTTGCGATGCCCTCGCGAGCGGAACTGCAGTCGATCGCCACGATGGAGGCCATGGCGTCCGGGCTGCCGGTCGTCGGCGCGAACGCGATGGCGCTGCCGCACCTCATCCACGACGGCGAAAACGGCTACCTCTACGAACCCGGCGACATCGAGGGGTTCGCGGAGCGGCTTCGGCGCATCTTCACGATGCCGCACGACGAGCGCGTCGCCCTGCAGCGCGACAGTCTGCGCATCGTGTCGGGCCACGACATTCGCCGCACCTTCGACACCTTTGAAGACCTGTACCGCGGCCGGCCCGTCACCGACCCCGTGGTCGACACGGGCGTCATTACGGTGATCGAGCGCGACGCCGAAGCCGCCGGGTAG
- a CDS encoding GAF domain-containing protein — protein sequence MVQPNAAAGSRHRDVLETAAATLTRGIDTARAAGIRPLVHESWMRAIDSAVDPDSLPGAIDLTESDVREYRASHPLALALPVIHRLLIRHTFDAGLIIAIGDQEGRLLWIDGDRDLRRRAEQMAFVEGANWSERVAGTSAPGTALAVDRGVQIRGAEHYARIVHPWSCTAVPVHDPASRRIIGVIDITGGESAADPTTLPLLEATVAAVEAELHVRRLDQLATSPPVTTGDMTAPIRGEAAAALTPITSLGLSAHTEAQAPVLHILGRDRGLLVTARGELELSMRHTELLALLAWYPDGISAERLAALTYERDDAVGTLRAELVRLKRVLTDAGCAEFVPVGRPYRLSTRLDLDAHRVLAFLDRGAHRVALGHYAGRVVPGSAAPGVVAIRDDVSALIRDAMLSDAAPDVLDDYARGDEAALDADVWRTLLQALPTDSPRRTAVVTRLERIERDLS from the coding sequence ATGGTGCAGCCGAATGCGGCCGCCGGATCACGACACCGCGATGTCCTCGAGACCGCCGCGGCGACGCTGACGCGCGGGATCGACACCGCACGCGCCGCCGGCATTCGGCCTCTCGTGCACGAATCCTGGATGCGCGCGATCGATTCCGCGGTCGACCCCGACTCGCTCCCCGGGGCGATCGATCTCACCGAAAGCGATGTCAGGGAGTATCGCGCTTCTCATCCCCTCGCTCTCGCCCTACCGGTAATCCACCGGTTGTTGATCCGTCACACCTTCGATGCCGGGCTGATTATTGCGATCGGTGATCAAGAGGGACGGCTGCTCTGGATCGACGGCGACCGTGATCTTCGGCGCCGGGCCGAGCAGATGGCCTTCGTTGAGGGCGCCAACTGGTCCGAACGAGTGGCCGGCACCTCCGCGCCCGGTACAGCGCTCGCTGTCGATCGGGGTGTGCAGATTCGCGGTGCCGAGCACTACGCGCGCATCGTGCACCCCTGGAGCTGCACTGCCGTACCCGTTCACGACCCGGCGAGCCGACGCATCATCGGAGTAATCGACATCACGGGCGGCGAGTCGGCGGCAGATCCCACGACGCTCCCACTGCTCGAGGCGACGGTCGCGGCGGTGGAGGCCGAGTTGCATGTTCGACGACTCGACCAGCTGGCAACGTCGCCGCCAGTCACAACCGGTGACATGACCGCACCGATTCGCGGCGAGGCGGCTGCGGCGCTGACACCGATCACGAGCCTTGGTCTCAGCGCGCACACCGAGGCCCAGGCGCCGGTGTTGCACATCCTGGGGCGTGACCGGGGCTTGCTCGTCACGGCCCGCGGAGAGCTCGAACTGTCGATGCGGCACACCGAGCTTCTCGCTCTGCTGGCCTGGTATCCGGACGGCATCAGCGCGGAACGCCTCGCCGCGCTCACCTACGAACGCGATGACGCCGTCGGAACCCTCCGGGCCGAACTGGTGCGTCTGAAGCGTGTGCTCACTGACGCGGGCTGTGCAGAGTTCGTCCCCGTGGGGCGACCGTATCGCCTGAGCACGCGACTCGACCTCGATGCGCATCGAGTTCTCGCGTTTCTCGATCGCGGGGCGCATCGCGTGGCTCTCGGGCACTATGCGGGTCGCGTCGTTCCCGGGTCGGCTGCACCCGGGGTCGTCGCGATTCGCGACGACGTGTCCGCCCTGATTCGGGACGCGATGCTGAGCGACGCCGCGCCCGACGTGCTCGACGACTACGCGCGCGGTGATGAGGCGGCGCTCGACGCTGACGTCTGGCGCACACTCCTGCAGGCGTTGCCGACCGACAGCCCTCGGCGCACAGCGGTGGTGACGCGTCTCGAGCGCATCGAGCGCGATCTGAGCTGA
- a CDS encoding DUF1684 domain-containing protein, producing MADTAPAPTPAERYATFRERRALAATQPQGPLALVNTQWVGEEQTIWGVPGTWAPAPEGGLLLTATAADGITVDGEVVDGTVRVRGKDDPSPSTIQFDEHTTGFVIAGEDGLYALRVWDAQSDGIQNFGGIDAFDYNPDWVVTGTFREIEGGTTLGFEHLKSDGHTRDEVVPGEIRFTHDGVEYDIAAFKSGRALQLVFADATNGDDTYSVGRFLFMAPNPDGTITLDFNTAILPPCAFSYHFNCPLPPKQNRFPFRIEAGEKNVLASDGSLLH from the coding sequence ATGGCCGACACCGCCCCCGCCCCGACCCCCGCCGAGCGCTACGCAACCTTCCGTGAGCGACGTGCGCTTGCCGCCACGCAGCCGCAGGGGCCGCTGGCGCTCGTCAACACGCAGTGGGTGGGGGAGGAGCAGACGATTTGGGGCGTGCCCGGCACGTGGGCGCCCGCGCCCGAGGGCGGCCTGTTGCTCACGGCGACGGCGGCTGACGGCATCACCGTCGACGGTGAGGTCGTCGACGGCACCGTGCGCGTGCGCGGAAAGGACGACCCGTCTCCCAGCACCATCCAGTTCGACGAGCACACCACCGGCTTCGTGATCGCGGGCGAAGACGGGCTGTACGCGCTGCGGGTGTGGGACGCACAGAGCGACGGCATCCAGAACTTCGGCGGCATCGACGCGTTCGACTACAACCCCGATTGGGTGGTCACCGGCACGTTCCGGGAGATCGAGGGCGGGACCACCCTCGGATTCGAGCACCTGAAGAGCGATGGGCACACCCGCGACGAGGTTGTTCCCGGCGAGATTCGCTTCACGCACGACGGGGTCGAGTACGACATCGCGGCGTTCAAGTCGGGGCGCGCGCTGCAGCTCGTGTTTGCCGACGCGACGAACGGAGACGACACCTACTCGGTCGGGCGCTTTCTGTTCATGGCGCCGAACCCCGACGGCACGATCACCCTCGACTTCAACACGGCCATCCTGCCGCCGTGCGCCTTCAGCTACCACTTCAACTGCCCCCTGCCGCCGAAGCAGAACCGATTCCCCTTCCGCATCGAAGCGGGGGAGAAGAACGTGCTGGCCTCCGACGGGTCTCTGCTGCACTGA